The following are from one region of the Cloacibacillus sp. genome:
- the rpsR gene encoding 30S ribosomal protein S18 yields MENAFNRKRRKRRPKVCHFCVDKVEHIDYKEIDKLKKYITERSKIIPRRVTGTCAKHQRQLTRAIKRARLIALLPFTSD; encoded by the coding sequence ATGGAAAACGCATTCAACCGCAAGCGTCGCAAGCGCAGGCCGAAGGTATGCCATTTCTGCGTAGATAAAGTCGAGCACATCGACTACAAAGAAATAGACAAACTTAAGAAATATATAACGGAACGCAGCAAGATAATCCCCCGCCGCGTAACGGGTACATGTGCGAAGCACCAGCGCCAGCTGACGCGCGCGATCAAGCGCGCGAGGCTTATCGCGCTGCTGCCCTTCACATCCGACTAA
- a CDS encoding type II secretion system protein GspK has translation MRRRSNGFILVSVLLSTTLLLTSATAFAWFARTEALRVSTRENILKCRNAAEIAVGVIGRKIAADDNKYDGFTEPLYAPGQRTKIEIGDYDISVQITPLNDKISVNGLLLPDGVTLRSEYETAWNAIWEELEHAELAAPVLDFIDKDKNQKLGGAERDGNINRLVSDLNEFKAMPEINDKVLWGDKEHPGGLARYLTVPGGQKININVVAPEVIEKLDDGLSLAHAQDIAAQRLVSPLTSMEDLKRLPGFPAALATKLANVIGFESTHFLLEINVKDKVGNTRNYRVIVERSGKKCKIFSWEE, from the coding sequence ATGCGGCGGAGAAGTAACGGCTTTATCCTCGTCTCCGTCTTGCTCTCCACTACGCTGCTTCTCACATCGGCGACGGCTTTCGCCTGGTTTGCGCGTACCGAGGCGCTGCGGGTGTCGACACGCGAGAATATACTCAAATGCCGCAACGCCGCCGAGATCGCGGTGGGGGTCATCGGACGGAAGATCGCCGCAGACGACAATAAATACGACGGTTTCACCGAGCCGCTATACGCGCCTGGGCAGCGAACGAAAATAGAGATCGGTGATTATGATATTTCCGTTCAAATCACGCCGTTAAATGATAAAATATCAGTGAATGGGCTCCTGCTTCCCGACGGAGTTACCCTCCGTTCGGAATATGAGACCGCGTGGAACGCGATCTGGGAGGAATTAGAGCACGCGGAGCTTGCGGCGCCGGTACTTGACTTTATTGATAAGGACAAAAACCAGAAGCTTGGCGGAGCGGAGCGCGACGGCAATATAAATCGGCTTGTCTCGGATCTTAACGAGTTTAAGGCGATGCCGGAGATCAACGACAAGGTGCTGTGGGGCGACAAGGAGCATCCGGGCGGTCTGGCGAGGTATCTTACCGTTCCCGGAGGGCAGAAGATAAATATAAACGTCGTCGCGCCCGAGGTGATTGAGAAGCTGGACGACGGCCTCTCTCTCGCACACGCGCAGGATATCGCGGCGCAGCGTCTCGTCTCGCCGCTCACGAGTATGGAAGATCTGAAGCGCCTTCCGGGATTTCCCGCGGCGTTGGCGACGAAACTGGCGAATGTCATCGGTTTTGAAAGCACGCATTTTCTGCTTGAAATAAATGTAAAAGACAAGGTCGGCAATACAAGGAATTATCGGGTGATAGTGGAACGCAGCGGTAAAAAATGCAAAATATTCAGCTGGGAAGAGTAG
- a CDS encoding O-antigen ligase family protein: MKTSNKKRTTESKSSWGLLDGGPVPLVPRWIFYPLIFVSLALPNLIFSGINWFDTLHIMKWAWAMVPVALISLIGGSILALYGAERTGFRLDIFGGVWFSLLAFVSLQPLWADIFALSTYMKEWFFFATLLAAYIFCYNLFTGEKALRCLLWCANLNAAVNIVFAELLIRDMNGPFWFIMNVPGNYIGNTGQQEMFGLWMAMAAMNGIFLHMVYSQFSEAEPKKYRNMKYANLVMLAFNSWGLWNSTTRAGMLSLMTGTIILSVIIWNCKPRKLLKNVGFASLLVAVMLVVNICMGYFGWSRAYALINKTSDMLLNTANFGARREIWLTSWNVVKEHPIAGVGLGHYKWHYLDGQRDAFKDYPEMKWQFTYWAHNEYLQWMAEFGLFGTLILLGAALWWIWSFIRALTRKKDLSYAAMWGCAFVYLIWFDAIFSRPFHRIENVIWLSLAFAVANRQLLPLSAKFSEISHGFIYRLLGFFMAAVAVMGMLFLYSGCRADKYLRAASLTNSASLQRYRIDEARHSLMGRDEANEQLAYHLLAVANVTKKPEDLAAGIEQLYRSFKTRPQAKQLLELINLAQRTGNQALLSELVRYLHPSEYRVVSGDVGPLSK; encoded by the coding sequence GTGAAAACATCGAATAAGAAGAGAACTACAGAGAGTAAATCCTCGTGGGGACTGCTTGACGGCGGCCCAGTACCGCTGGTGCCGCGGTGGATATTTTATCCGCTGATTTTCGTCTCACTCGCTCTGCCGAACCTGATATTCTCGGGTATTAACTGGTTCGATACGCTTCACATAATGAAATGGGCCTGGGCGATGGTGCCTGTCGCTCTGATATCGCTGATTGGCGGTTCTATCCTCGCCCTCTACGGCGCGGAGCGTACCGGCTTCCGCCTTGATATCTTCGGCGGCGTATGGTTTTCGCTGCTGGCCTTTGTCTCGCTGCAGCCGCTGTGGGCCGATATCTTTGCCCTTTCCACCTATATGAAGGAATGGTTCTTCTTTGCGACGCTGCTTGCCGCCTATATTTTCTGTTATAACCTCTTCACCGGAGAAAAGGCGCTGCGCTGTCTGCTCTGGTGCGCGAATCTCAACGCGGCGGTAAACATCGTCTTCGCCGAACTGCTGATCAGAGATATGAACGGTCCCTTCTGGTTCATCATGAACGTGCCGGGGAACTATATCGGCAATACGGGACAGCAGGAGATGTTCGGCCTCTGGATGGCGATGGCCGCGATGAACGGCATCTTCCTCCATATGGTGTATTCGCAGTTCTCCGAGGCCGAGCCGAAAAAATACCGGAATATGAAGTACGCCAACCTTGTCATGCTGGCCTTTAATTCGTGGGGGCTCTGGAATTCGACGACGCGCGCGGGGATGCTCTCCCTGATGACGGGGACAATAATCCTCTCGGTCATAATCTGGAATTGCAAGCCGCGGAAGCTGCTGAAAAATGTCGGCTTTGCCTCGCTGCTGGTCGCTGTGATGCTTGTCGTCAACATCTGTATGGGCTACTTCGGCTGGAGCCGCGCCTACGCGCTGATAAACAAAACCTCCGACATGCTTTTGAACACCGCCAATTTCGGCGCGCGCCGCGAGATATGGCTCACGAGCTGGAATGTGGTCAAAGAACATCCTATCGCTGGCGTAGGACTCGGACATTATAAGTGGCATTACCTCGATGGGCAGCGCGATGCCTTCAAAGACTACCCGGAGATGAAGTGGCAGTTCACCTACTGGGCCCACAACGAATATCTGCAGTGGATGGCGGAGTTCGGCCTCTTCGGGACTCTGATTCTGCTGGGGGCGGCTCTCTGGTGGATATGGAGTTTTATCCGCGCGCTGACGCGGAAAAAGGATCTCTCCTATGCAGCGATGTGGGGCTGTGCCTTTGTCTATCTGATCTGGTTCGACGCTATATTCAGCCGTCCGTTCCACCGGATAGAGAATGTCATTTGGCTGTCACTGGCCTTTGCGGTAGCCAACCGGCAGCTGCTGCCGCTTTCGGCGAAATTCAGTGAGATCAGCCATGGTTTCATCTACCGGCTGCTAGGATTTTTTATGGCGGCGGTCGCCGTGATGGGGATGCTCTTTCTCTATTCGGGCTGCCGCGCCGATAAGTATCTGCGCGCGGCTTCGCTGACGAACAGCGCTTCACTGCAGCGCTACCGCATAGACGAGGCGCGCCATAGCCTGATGGGCAGGGACGAGGCGAACGAACAGCTGGCCTATCATCTGCTTGCCGTGGCAAACGTCACGAAGAAGCCGGAGGATCTTGCCGCCGGTATCGAGCAGCTATATCGGAGCTTCAAGACCAGACCGCAGGCAAAGCAGCTGCTTGAGCTGATAAACTTAGCGCAGCGCACGGGAAACCAGGCGCTTCTCTCAGAGCTGGTGCGGTATCTGCACCCCTCGGAATACCGAGTTGTCTCGGGCGACGTGGGGCCGCTCTCAAAATAG
- a CDS encoding type II secretion system protein, whose translation MRRGVSPGFTLIEIMLVVGLVGIIAAAALAPLVFTIRSLEDAQRRWGSSHNTAAAVDKIYSDIRRVIPNPSFSTFKIIHKSGFSTEADDRLVMWSAAPKYEGKNVGVVVYKIVTKGILNNAKPGLYRWVLANVPSEATVSGDISGRSPSEPDTPMDVNTDELDPKGAKLVLADAIGVKFYVWQGNKWAQEYDGKLPNLLKTEIITKEGSYSHTERFPNAAEK comes from the coding sequence ATGAGGCGCGGCGTCAGTCCTGGATTTACCCTCATCGAAATAATGCTTGTAGTGGGGCTGGTCGGCATTATCGCCGCCGCCGCCCTCGCCCCGCTTGTCTTTACGATCCGTTCGCTGGAAGATGCGCAACGGCGGTGGGGGAGCTCTCACAACACCGCCGCCGCGGTGGATAAAATATATTCCGATATCCGCCGCGTCATTCCCAATCCCTCCTTTTCAACCTTTAAGATCATCCATAAGAGCGGTTTTTCGACCGAGGCCGACGACCGCCTCGTGATGTGGAGCGCCGCCCCCAAGTACGAGGGCAAAAATGTCGGCGTCGTGGTCTATAAGATCGTGACGAAAGGCATCCTTAACAACGCAAAACCCGGACTCTACCGCTGGGTGCTGGCCAATGTCCCCTCGGAGGCCACCGTATCGGGAGACATCTCCGGACGCTCCCCCTCGGAGCCGGATACGCCGATGGATGTCAACACCGACGAGCTTGATCCTAAAGGGGCGAAGCTTGTCCTTGCCGACGCGATCGGCGTGAAGTTTTATGTCTGGCAGGGGAACAAATGGGCCCAGGAATATGACGGAAAGCTCCCGAATCTTCTGAAGACCGAGATCATCACTAAAGAGGGCAGTTATTCACACACGGAGAGGTTTCCCAATGCGGCGGAGAAGTAA
- a CDS encoding DUF2232 domain-containing protein — protein sequence MKGKVIFEWFFWILLSVLMFMAGIEIAFLSPLIILAAPVPLMILVCRQGAREGTLGAVFGTLFVYVIMGPVSAFLYTCEFALLGLLMGILMIKVRSGADYVIFALLASLAVKMLMMGGFHYAAGVNPFMMTPEAAQGLAASVSAALSQGGVPVSPESVNEYVETMAQTISLMMPAMLILFAAADTMTGYVLTRLYFKRAGGVKLPALPPFVHWRFPKNIFWALLAALILDMASKAFPDDGLYRMLSLNLMEVLRGIFLVEGLSLLWYFMSAYKVNKAIRVILTLFCAFFAPVSYVLSMIGIFDIWYDLRRRIKLRRK from the coding sequence GTGAAGGGTAAAGTTATTTTTGAGTGGTTTTTCTGGATATTGCTGAGCGTTCTTATGTTTATGGCTGGCATCGAGATCGCCTTCTTGTCGCCGCTGATAATTTTGGCCGCGCCGGTGCCGCTGATGATTCTCGTCTGCCGGCAGGGGGCGCGTGAGGGGACGCTGGGGGCCGTCTTCGGGACCCTCTTTGTCTATGTCATTATGGGGCCGGTCTCGGCCTTTCTCTATACCTGTGAATTCGCTCTGCTAGGCCTTCTGATGGGTATCCTGATGATCAAGGTCCGCAGCGGGGCGGACTATGTCATCTTCGCGCTGCTTGCCTCGCTGGCGGTGAAGATGCTGATGATGGGAGGCTTCCACTATGCCGCGGGGGTCAATCCCTTCATGATGACGCCGGAGGCGGCGCAGGGATTGGCGGCCTCCGTCTCGGCGGCACTTTCACAGGGAGGGGTCCCCGTATCGCCGGAGAGCGTCAATGAGTATGTGGAGACGATGGCGCAGACCATTTCACTGATGATGCCCGCGATGCTGATTCTCTTTGCCGCGGCGGATACCATGACTGGCTATGTGCTTACGCGGCTCTATTTTAAACGGGCCGGAGGCGTGAAGCTGCCGGCGCTGCCGCCATTCGTCCACTGGCGTTTTCCTAAGAATATATTCTGGGCGCTGCTGGCGGCGCTCATTCTTGATATGGCCTCCAAGGCCTTTCCCGACGACGGACTCTACCGGATGCTTTCGCTGAACCTCATGGAGGTGCTGCGCGGGATATTCCTTGTCGAGGGGCTCTCACTGCTCTGGTATTTCATGAGCGCCTACAAGGTGAACAAGGCGATCCGTGTGATATTGACGCTCTTCTGCGCCTTTTTCGCCCCGGTGTCGTATGTGCTCTCAATGATCGGTATCTTTGATATATGGTACGATTTACGCAGGCGTATTAAATTAAGGAGGAAATAG
- the ssb gene encoding single-stranded DNA-binding protein produces MSRGYNRTVLMGNLARDPDVRFTPNKQKVARITVAIGRQWKNKATGELQSHTDFIPVVAWGASADLCERYLKKGRPVLVEGRITVRDFDDIKTGQHRWVTEVVAENIVLLSSGRREDEGSGGYQQQSYGGGQQSGYGRAPQPQSNAMAAPDMGSLRGEAGFEDDFPLDFSELGGPDSSGDVEIPF; encoded by the coding sequence ATGTCCAGAGGATATAACAGGACAGTGCTGATGGGCAACTTGGCACGCGATCCGGATGTAAGATTTACGCCCAACAAACAGAAGGTGGCGCGTATCACAGTAGCCATAGGACGCCAGTGGAAGAACAAAGCCACCGGCGAGCTTCAGAGCCATACGGATTTTATCCCCGTGGTGGCCTGGGGCGCCTCCGCGGATCTCTGTGAGCGTTATCTTAAGAAGGGGCGCCCTGTATTGGTCGAAGGAAGAATCACCGTGCGTGATTTCGACGACATCAAGACAGGCCAGCACCGTTGGGTCACGGAGGTCGTAGCTGAGAACATCGTTCTTCTGAGTTCAGGCCGCAGAGAAGATGAAGGTTCCGGCGGTTATCAGCAGCAGAGTTACGGCGGAGGCCAGCAGTCCGGTTACGGACGCGCGCCGCAGCCGCAGTCCAACGCCATGGCGGCTCCAGATATGGGCAGCTTGAGAGGCGAGGCCGGCTTTGAGGATGATTTCCCGCTTGATTTTTCCGAGCTCGGAGGCCCTGATTCGTCAGGAGATGTAGAGATACCGTTCTAG
- the dnaB gene encoding replicative DNA helicase yields the protein MENNSAIDRIPPFNLEAERSVLGSCLLDSEALTAVMEGLSSEDFYDPRHRKAFEVMESMASRNVAVDSLTFRDEIKKQSLEERLGGISFIASLMESVTTTANIEYHIGIVRDKSIHRALIVVGSDISRLGFSEDVEVDDALETAEQRVFEIARTGKTTNIRSTREVLVSAMADIEKRLAGGLAVTGVPSGFKDFDSMSAGLQPGGLYILAARPSMGKTAFAINIAQYAAMQENIPVLVFSLEMSAEQIVQRMLSSEAKVNLRALFETKRQQNEQWKRLKDAAAAIEKSPVFIDDSSPLNTMELRGRCRRFFAKYGEGRGLIVVDYLQLMHAARRIENRTQEVSEISRTLKSIAREFKVPVLALSQLSRDVEKRDKKKPQLSDLRESGAIEQDADMVIFLYREAYYAQENDTNDATAEVIIAKNRNGPTGKVDLVFFREFARFENGYSSGY from the coding sequence TTGGAGAACAACAGCGCCATAGACAGGATACCGCCGTTCAACCTTGAGGCTGAGAGGTCTGTCCTTGGCTCATGCCTTCTTGACTCGGAGGCTCTGACCGCCGTTATGGAAGGCCTCTCCTCCGAGGATTTTTACGACCCGCGCCACCGCAAGGCCTTCGAGGTGATGGAGTCGATGGCCTCGCGCAACGTCGCCGTAGACTCTCTCACCTTTCGTGATGAGATAAAAAAGCAGAGCCTTGAAGAGCGCCTCGGCGGAATATCCTTTATCGCCTCTCTGATGGAATCTGTTACGACGACCGCCAATATCGAATATCATATCGGCATCGTGCGCGACAAGTCGATACACCGTGCGCTCATCGTCGTCGGCAGCGATATTTCGCGTCTCGGTTTCAGCGAGGACGTCGAGGTGGACGACGCGCTGGAGACCGCGGAGCAGCGGGTATTCGAGATTGCGCGCACGGGAAAGACCACCAACATACGCTCCACGCGCGAAGTGCTGGTCTCGGCGATGGCCGATATCGAAAAGCGTCTCGCCGGAGGGCTGGCCGTCACGGGCGTTCCCTCCGGATTCAAAGATTTTGATAGCATGTCCGCCGGCCTGCAGCCGGGCGGGCTTTATATACTGGCGGCGCGTCCCTCGATGGGAAAGACGGCCTTCGCGATAAACATCGCTCAGTACGCGGCGATGCAGGAGAACATTCCCGTTCTCGTCTTCAGCCTGGAAATGTCGGCGGAGCAGATAGTGCAGCGAATGCTATCCTCGGAGGCGAAGGTCAATCTTAGGGCTCTCTTTGAGACAAAACGCCAGCAGAACGAACAGTGGAAACGGCTGAAAGACGCCGCGGCGGCGATCGAGAAGAGCCCCGTCTTTATTGACGACAGTTCGCCGCTGAACACGATGGAGCTGCGCGGGCGCTGCCGCCGTTTTTTCGCGAAATACGGCGAGGGGCGCGGCCTCATAGTCGTCGACTATCTCCAGCTGATGCACGCGGCGCGGCGGATAGAGAACCGTACCCAGGAGGTCTCTGAGATATCGCGCACGCTGAAGAGCATCGCGCGTGAATTCAAGGTGCCTGTGCTCGCGCTCTCGCAGCTTTCACGCGACGTTGAAAAGCGCGACAAGAAGAAGCCTCAGCTCTCCGACCTTCGCGAAAGCGGCGCGATAGAGCAGGACGCCGACATGGTCATCTTTCTCTACCGCGAAGCCTATTACGCGCAGGAGAACGATACGAACGACGCGACTGCGGAGGTTATTATCGCAAAGAACCGAAACGGGCCAACCGGAAAGGTCGATCTTGTCTTCTTCCGCGAATTCGCGCGGTTTGAAAACGGTTACAGCAGCGGATATTAA
- the argS gene encoding arginine--tRNA ligase: MTDELKQALDTAVKAVAAEKNYQIPEGFIVRLERPRQEGHGDWATNIAMQLSKPFGVKPRDLAEDIIAKLPKDSVIERAEVAGPGFMNFTLSSNWVTETVKNAIEKGDGYGRSNVGGGRRIQVEFVSANPTGPLHMGHGRGAAVGDITASLLDFAGYNVEREYYINDAGLQMELLGKSAQARYFEALGRAEEAPMPEDGYHGDYMSDIAKSYVEKYGDSLAQKPLEETLPFFSEETGRLVLELIKKDLEDFGVKFDVWFSEKSLYDDNLVEPAMQALKERDYAYEDEGALWFRSTMFGDDKDRVLIRSNGMPTYFTSDVAYLKNKYDRGFEKNIYVWGADHHGYVPRLKSVNKAFGFPDDGIDVLLIQMVNLLRDGKPVQMSKRAGTIVTLREIMDEVGRDAAHFFFVIRRCDSTVDFDLELAKKASSENPVFYIQYAHARICSIRRELAERGIPMPTMEDFDVSLLTDPTEINLAKAVSRFPEEIMKAAEETAPHRLVYYATELAEAFHAFYNAQRVLGVEENVMKSRILLMEAARVTLKNALGILGVSAPEKM; the protein is encoded by the coding sequence ATGACAGACGAACTGAAACAGGCGCTTGATACGGCCGTGAAGGCTGTGGCCGCCGAGAAGAACTACCAGATACCGGAGGGCTTTATTGTACGCCTTGAGCGTCCCCGCCAGGAGGGGCACGGCGACTGGGCGACGAACATCGCGATGCAGCTCTCGAAGCCCTTTGGCGTTAAACCCCGCGACCTGGCCGAGGATATAATCGCCAAACTTCCCAAGGATTCGGTGATCGAGAGGGCCGAGGTCGCCGGACCCGGCTTTATGAACTTCACCCTCTCCTCAAACTGGGTGACGGAGACGGTGAAAAACGCCATCGAAAAGGGTGACGGCTACGGAAGAAGCAATGTCGGCGGCGGACGCCGCATACAGGTCGAATTTGTCAGCGCGAACCCGACGGGGCCGCTCCACATGGGGCACGGCCGCGGCGCGGCGGTCGGCGATATAACGGCCTCACTGCTGGATTTTGCCGGTTATAATGTCGAGCGTGAATATTACATAAACGACGCCGGCCTTCAGATGGAGCTGCTCGGCAAATCGGCTCAGGCCCGCTACTTTGAGGCGCTGGGACGCGCCGAAGAGGCGCCGATGCCCGAGGACGGCTATCATGGGGATTATATGTCCGATATTGCGAAGTCCTACGTGGAAAAATACGGCGACTCGCTGGCGCAGAAGCCGCTTGAGGAGACGCTGCCGTTTTTCTCCGAGGAGACCGGCAGACTGGTCCTGGAACTGATCAAGAAAGACCTCGAAGATTTCGGCGTCAAGTTTGACGTCTGGTTCTCGGAGAAGTCGCTTTATGACGACAACCTTGTGGAGCCCGCGATGCAGGCCCTCAAAGAGCGCGACTACGCCTATGAGGACGAGGGGGCCCTTTGGTTCCGTTCCACGATGTTCGGCGATGACAAGGACCGCGTCCTCATCCGTTCAAACGGGATGCCCACCTACTTTACCTCGGACGTCGCCTATCTTAAGAATAAATATGACCGCGGGTTTGAGAAGAATATATATGTCTGGGGCGCCGACCATCACGGCTACGTGCCGCGTCTTAAATCGGTGAATAAGGCCTTTGGCTTCCCTGACGACGGCATCGACGTGCTCCTTATCCAGATGGTGAACCTTCTCCGCGACGGCAAGCCGGTGCAGATGTCGAAACGCGCGGGTACGATCGTGACGCTGCGTGAGATCATGGACGAGGTGGGCCGCGACGCGGCGCACTTCTTCTTCGTCATCCGCCGCTGTGACAGCACCGTCGACTTTGACCTTGAACTGGCGAAAAAAGCCTCGTCTGAGAACCCTGTATTCTATATCCAGTATGCGCACGCGCGCATCTGCAGCATCAGGCGCGAGCTTGCCGAGCGCGGCATACCGATGCCGACGATGGAAGATTTTGACGTGAGCCTGCTCACGGACCCGACCGAGATAAATCTCGCGAAGGCGGTCTCTCGCTTCCCTGAAGAGATCATGAAGGCCGCCGAGGAGACGGCGCCGCACCGCCTCGTCTACTACGCGACGGAGCTGGCGGAGGCCTTCCATGCCTTCTATAACGCGCAGCGTGTCCTTGGTGTTGAGGAAAATGTGATGAAGAGCCGTATCCTTCTCATGGAGGCGGCGCGCGTCACGCTGAAAAACGCTCTCGGCATCCTCGGAGTGTCGGCTCCCGAGAAGATGTAG
- a CDS encoding septum formation initiator — translation MNAPKLRWVLFGAAVTFMIAVLLTSFFKEIEKIDVLTSALDSRMEELVKEERKTQKLKQDIRYYSTPEGIARLATEQFNLVQSGDRIYKIEITSKDSLQ, via the coding sequence ATGAACGCGCCGAAACTGCGCTGGGTGCTCTTCGGAGCGGCGGTGACCTTTATGATCGCGGTGCTTTTGACCTCCTTCTTCAAGGAGATCGAGAAGATCGACGTGCTTACTTCCGCGCTCGACAGCAGGATGGAAGAGCTGGTCAAAGAGGAGCGAAAAACCCAGAAGCTAAAACAGGATATCCGCTACTACAGCACTCCGGAGGGAATTGCGCGTCTTGCCACCGAGCAGTTCAATCTGGTGCAGTCCGGCGACCGGATCTATAAAATCGAGATAACGTCAAAGGACAGCTTGCAATAG
- the rplI gene encoding 50S ribosomal protein L9 translates to MKVILKQDVAKVGKKGELIEVSDGYGRNFLIGRGLAEEATAGRMREYQEYQKTQKARDDKRQKAAEDMKKKLGGKLVPVKVSAGEGGKLFGSVTSAQVAEALSAQFMVNIDKKDIKLDESIKQAGSHTFRIKLYPGIEAEMTLKVETE, encoded by the coding sequence ATGAAAGTAATTTTAAAGCAGGATGTCGCAAAGGTTGGTAAAAAGGGAGAACTGATAGAGGTCTCCGACGGCTACGGACGCAACTTCCTCATCGGGCGCGGGCTCGCCGAAGAGGCTACGGCTGGAAGGATGCGCGAATATCAGGAATACCAGAAGACGCAGAAGGCGCGCGACGACAAGCGTCAGAAGGCCGCGGAAGATATGAAGAAAAAACTTGGCGGCAAGCTTGTTCCCGTAAAGGTCAGCGCGGGCGAGGGCGGAAAGCTCTTTGGCAGCGTCACCTCCGCGCAGGTCGCCGAGGCGTTGTCGGCTCAGTTCATGGTAAACATAGATAAAAAAGATATCAAGCTTGACGAATCTATCAAGCAGGCTGGCTCGCACACCTTCAGGATAAAGCTCTATCCCGGCATTGAGGCTGAGATGACGCTCAAGGTGGAGACTGAATAA
- the rpsF gene encoding 30S ribosomal protein S6 — MRSYEMVVIFKADIEDHKTVSEDTAEIVRGLGAEVEKIDLWGKKRFAYPIDKQLEGFYTLYTFKLDPAQVKEMERLLSLKPYVVRQMVVNLEEK; from the coding sequence GTGCGGTCTTACGAAATGGTTGTAATATTTAAGGCTGATATCGAGGATCATAAAACAGTTTCCGAAGATACGGCCGAGATTGTGCGCGGATTGGGAGCAGAGGTTGAGAAGATCGACCTTTGGGGCAAAAAGCGTTTTGCCTACCCCATCGACAAACAGCTAGAGGGCTTTTACACTCTCTACACGTTTAAGCTCGACCCCGCGCAGGTTAAGGAAATGGAACGTCTCCTTAGCCTCAAGCCTTACGTTGTGCGGCAGATGGTCGTCAACCTTGAGGAGAAGTAG